A genomic segment from Ruegeria sp. TM1040 encodes:
- a CDS encoding primosomal protein N' encodes MSKAGDSPEFFAQGERVGVLTAQPLDRLLDYRAPEGGCFLGAFVEVPLGPRKVIGVVWGPGAGDFDAAKLRSVIRVLDLAPMRAEMRGFLERAGQYTLTPMSMMLRLATRAPGLADPPSMRKILRRGDREPDRITDARAKVLDVMQEYEGGAFTPSELSELAGVTTSVIKGLIKQGAIREEEAPRDLPFPPLDPDLPGKTLSEDQAAAAAALEAGVESGRYGTTLLKGVTGSGKTEVYLEAVAACLRKGRQALVLLPEIALTAEFLKRVEARFGAVPAEWHSGVTMTERRRVWRMVGQGAAQLVIGARSSLYLPFRDLGLIIVDEEHDTSYKQEEGVLYNARDLAVWRASLCQAQVVLASATPSLETWANAEAGKYQRLDLTSRFGDSVLPEMRAIDMRNEELLPSTWISPTLKQAMKLRLERGEQSLLFLNRRGFAPVTICRACGAQVACDNCDARMVEHRFMKRLMCHQCGETKPVPTECPSCKVEGKMAPVGPGIERLGEEAAALFPEARIAVLSSDLFGSARALKQRIEDIAAGEADIILGTQLVAKGHNFPLLTLVGVIDADLGLQGSDLRAAERTFQLMRQVAGRAGRAERRGEALMQSFQPEHPVIRAILSGDEESFWRAEAEQRQAAGVPPYGRMAGVILSGTDLAQVFDLGGALARNDGPLRQVGAQLFGPAPAPIARVRGRHRVRLLVKADKGAPLQDAITRWIAPFKLKGDLRLNVDIDPQSFL; translated from the coding sequence ATGAGTAAAGCAGGCGATAGCCCGGAGTTTTTTGCCCAAGGCGAGCGGGTCGGGGTGCTGACAGCGCAGCCGCTGGATCGTCTGTTGGACTATCGCGCGCCCGAGGGCGGCTGCTTTCTCGGAGCCTTTGTCGAGGTGCCGCTTGGGCCGCGCAAGGTGATCGGCGTGGTCTGGGGTCCGGGCGCCGGTGACTTTGATGCGGCAAAGCTGCGCTCGGTGATCCGTGTACTGGATCTCGCACCGATGCGCGCCGAGATGCGCGGCTTTCTGGAGCGTGCAGGTCAGTATACGCTCACACCGATGTCGATGATGCTCCGGCTGGCAACGCGCGCACCGGGTCTGGCGGACCCGCCTTCGATGCGCAAGATCCTGCGGCGCGGTGATCGTGAACCTGACCGCATCACAGACGCCCGCGCCAAGGTGCTTGATGTGATGCAGGAATATGAGGGCGGCGCGTTTACCCCGTCAGAGCTTTCTGAGCTGGCTGGCGTGACCACTTCCGTCATCAAGGGGCTGATAAAACAGGGGGCGATCCGCGAAGAAGAAGCGCCCCGGGACCTGCCATTTCCCCCTCTTGACCCAGATCTGCCGGGCAAGACGCTCTCTGAAGATCAGGCCGCAGCCGCCGCCGCCCTTGAGGCCGGTGTGGAATCTGGGCGCTACGGTACGACCCTTCTCAAGGGGGTGACAGGGTCGGGCAAGACCGAAGTCTACCTTGAGGCTGTGGCGGCCTGTCTGCGCAAGGGGCGGCAAGCCTTGGTGCTTTTGCCGGAGATTGCTCTCACTGCAGAGTTCCTGAAACGCGTGGAGGCGCGGTTTGGGGCGGTTCCGGCCGAATGGCACTCTGGCGTGACAATGACCGAACGCCGCCGCGTCTGGCGCATGGTGGGGCAGGGGGCGGCGCAACTGGTGATTGGTGCGCGTTCCTCTCTCTATCTGCCGTTCCGCGATCTGGGGCTGATCATCGTCGATGAAGAGCACGACACGTCTTATAAACAAGAAGAAGGGGTGCTGTATAACGCGCGGGATCTGGCGGTCTGGCGCGCGTCCTTGTGTCAGGCGCAGGTGGTTCTTGCGTCGGCCACCCCGAGCCTTGAAACCTGGGCAAACGCGGAGGCCGGGAAATACCAGCGCCTTGATCTGACATCGCGCTTTGGCGACTCGGTGCTGCCGGAGATGCGCGCGATTGATATGCGCAATGAGGAGCTATTGCCCTCCACGTGGATTTCGCCGACGCTCAAACAGGCCATGAAACTGCGCCTCGAACGGGGCGAACAGTCGCTTTTGTTCCTCAATCGGCGCGGCTTTGCTCCGGTGACGATCTGTCGGGCCTGTGGTGCGCAGGTGGCCTGCGACAATTGCGATGCGCGAATGGTCGAGCATCGCTTCATGAAACGCCTGATGTGCCACCAATGTGGTGAAACCAAACCCGTGCCAACCGAATGCCCCTCCTGCAAGGTCGAGGGCAAAATGGCCCCCGTTGGCCCCGGTATCGAACGTCTGGGCGAAGAAGCGGCAGCCCTCTTTCCCGAGGCGCGCATCGCGGTGCTGAGCTCTGATCTCTTTGGATCTGCACGCGCGCTCAAACAGCGGATCGAGGATATTGCCGCAGGTGAGGCCGACATCATTCTGGGTACGCAATTGGTCGCGAAGGGACACAATTTCCCCCTGCTCACGCTTGTGGGGGTGATCGACGCTGATCTCGGCTTGCAAGGCTCTGACCTGCGTGCGGCGGAGCGGACCTTTCAGCTCATGCGTCAGGTGGCGGGGCGCGCTGGGCGCGCTGAACGCAGGGGCGAGGCCCTGATGCAGAGCTTTCAGCCCGAACATCCTGTGATCCGCGCGATCCTATCGGGCGATGAGGAGAGCTTCTGGCGCGCAGAGGCAGAACAGCGACAGGCAGCGGGGGTGCCCCCCTATGGACGTATGGCGGGCGTGATCCTGTCGGGGACCGATCTAGCGCAGGTCTTTGATCTTGGCGGGGCCTTGGCACGCAACGATGGCCCCTTGCGGCAGGTGGGCGCGCAGCTTTTTGGTCCGGCGCCCGCCCCGATTGCGCGCGTCAGGGGGCGGCACCGTGTGCGGCTCCTGGTGAAAGCCGACAAAGGCGCGCCCCTTCAAGATGCGATCACCCGCTGGATCGCGCCATTCAAGCTCAAGGGCGATCTGCGCCTCAATGTGGACATTGATCCACAGAGCTTCCTTTAG
- the fsa gene encoding fructose-6-phosphate aldolase, whose translation MKFFVDTAEIDAIAELNDLGMVDGVTTNPSLIKKSGRDIIEVTKEICDLVDGPVSAEVTATDAETMIAEGRKLLEIADNITVKVPLTWDGLKACKTLTDDGHKVNVTLCFSANQALLAAKAGATFISPFIGRLDDVNLDGMDLIEDIRTVYDNYGFETEILAASIRTVNHILDSARIGADVITAPPAVIKSMVNHPLTDKGLDAFLADIKAAGIKIL comes from the coding sequence ATGAAATTCTTCGTAGACACCGCCGAAATCGACGCCATTGCCGAGCTGAACGATCTTGGCATGGTCGACGGCGTCACCACCAACCCTTCGCTGATCAAGAAATCCGGCCGTGACATCATTGAGGTCACCAAAGAGATCTGTGACCTCGTGGACGGCCCGGTTTCCGCAGAGGTGACCGCTACCGACGCCGAGACCATGATCGCGGAAGGTCGCAAGCTGCTTGAGATCGCAGACAACATCACCGTCAAAGTGCCGCTGACCTGGGACGGCCTCAAGGCCTGTAAGACCCTGACCGACGATGGTCACAAGGTCAATGTCACCCTGTGTTTCTCTGCCAACCAGGCACTTCTGGCGGCCAAGGCTGGCGCCACCTTCATCTCCCCGTTCATCGGGCGTCTGGACGATGTGAACCTCGATGGGATGGATCTGATCGAAGATATCCGCACCGTTTACGACAATTACGGCTTTGAGACCGAGATCCTCGCAGCCTCGATCCGCACCGTGAACCACATCCTCGACAGCGCGCGCATCGGTGCTGATGTGATCACTGCACCGCCTGCCGTGATCAAGTCGATGGTGAACCACCCGCTGACCGACAAGGGTCTGGACGCATTCCTCGCCGACATCAAAGCGGCCGGGATCAAAATTCTCTGA
- a CDS encoding DUF484 family protein produces MSSSNAGLDDSLRKKIIEKPGVVLDDPNVMRALVAANERAMGSNIVDLRGIAMERLETRLDRLEDTHRSVIAAAYENLAGTNQIHRAVLRLLDPESFAEFMEVLRGDLRDILRVDALALILETTQEEAGAAVERVGDILKFTESGFVQSYLAQERAYGGDRCVTLRQIQAGPARLYGERGADLRSEACLRLDLGAGRLPGLLVFGAEDPHQFTPQHGTDLLTFFGGVFERCMRRWLS; encoded by the coding sequence ATGAGCAGCTCAAACGCGGGGCTGGATGACAGCCTGCGCAAGAAAATCATAGAGAAACCCGGCGTGGTGCTGGACGACCCCAACGTGATGCGGGCGTTGGTGGCTGCGAATGAACGCGCGATGGGCTCCAATATCGTGGACCTGCGTGGCATCGCCATGGAGCGGCTGGAAACGCGGCTTGACCGGCTGGAAGACACCCATCGCTCGGTGATTGCGGCGGCCTATGAAAACCTTGCCGGCACCAATCAGATTCACCGCGCGGTGCTGCGGCTTCTGGACCCTGAGAGCTTTGCGGAGTTCATGGAAGTCCTGCGGGGCGATCTCAGGGACATCCTGCGTGTCGACGCCCTCGCCCTCATCCTTGAGACCACCCAAGAGGAGGCCGGAGCGGCGGTAGAGCGTGTTGGCGACATTCTGAAATTTACCGAATCTGGCTTCGTGCAATCTTATCTTGCGCAAGAGCGCGCCTATGGTGGCGACCGCTGTGTAACCTTGCGGCAGATCCAGGCTGGTCCGGCGCGACTCTACGGTGAGCGAGGCGCTGACCTTCGGTCAGAGGCCTGCCTGCGCCTCGACCTTGGTGCAGGACGCCTGCCCGGACTGCTTGTCTTTGGCGCCGAGGATCCCCATCAATTCACACCGCAACACGGCACCGACCTTTTGACATTTTTTGGTGGTGTATTCGAGCGCTGCATGCGCCGTTGGCTGTCTTGA
- a CDS encoding tyrosine recombinase XerC, with protein MSAGDPTLISPAARDALQRWLDGLGALEGAADNTLAAYRGDVVEFLSFMSLHFGAPQGLGALRQITTADMRAWMASARSSGTGARSLARKLSAVKKFYGWLAKREGFEPTAVLSTRAPKFQKKLPRPLDQDAARAMIDTVELQSQKDWVSARDVAVVTLLYGCGLRISEALGLLGKDAPLPATLRIKGKGGKERVVPVLPAAQQAVERYLALCPHPKEAHLPLFRGVRGGALHARMIQGVMAGARRQLGLPATATPHALRHSFATHLLEAGGDLRAIQELLGHASLSTTQAYTAVDTAHLMEVYARAHPKA; from the coding sequence TTGAGCGCGGGCGACCCGACGCTGATCTCTCCGGCGGCGCGCGATGCGTTGCAGCGCTGGCTGGACGGTCTCGGTGCGCTTGAAGGCGCGGCGGACAATACGCTCGCGGCCTATCGCGGCGATGTCGTGGAGTTCCTGTCGTTCATGAGCCTTCACTTTGGCGCCCCACAGGGACTTGGCGCCCTGCGCCAGATCACCACCGCGGACATGCGCGCCTGGATGGCCTCGGCGCGGTCGTCGGGCACGGGCGCGCGCTCTCTCGCACGCAAACTCTCCGCTGTGAAAAAATTCTACGGCTGGCTGGCCAAGCGCGAAGGGTTCGAACCCACGGCCGTTTTGTCGACCCGCGCGCCCAAGTTCCAAAAGAAATTGCCCCGCCCGCTTGATCAGGACGCTGCGCGAGCAATGATCGACACGGTCGAGTTGCAATCACAGAAGGACTGGGTGTCGGCGCGAGATGTCGCGGTTGTAACACTCCTCTATGGATGTGGCCTGCGCATCTCCGAGGCACTCGGCCTTCTTGGCAAAGACGCTCCCCTGCCAGCCACACTTCGGATAAAAGGCAAGGGCGGCAAAGAGCGGGTGGTGCCGGTCCTGCCTGCGGCGCAACAGGCGGTAGAGCGCTACTTGGCCCTCTGCCCCCACCCCAAAGAAGCCCATCTGCCCTTGTTTCGCGGCGTCCGTGGCGGCGCGCTGCATGCCCGCATGATCCAGGGCGTAATGGCAGGCGCGCGTCGGCAGCTGGGTCTTCCCGCAACAGCAACCCCGCATGCCCTGCGCCACAGCTTTGCAACGCATCTCCTTGAGGCTGGGGGCGACTTGCGCGCCATTCAAGAGCTTCTGGGTCACGCGTCCCTGTCGACCACGCAGGCCTACACCGCGGTGGATACGGCGCATCTCATGGAAGTCTACGCCCGCGCCCACCCGAAGGCCTGA
- a CDS encoding CDP-alcohol phosphatidyltransferase family protein, with the protein MTIELRALSVHLLTATGAVFAMLAMLAAVDAEWDLMYLWLVVAFAVDGVDGPLARHFDVKQNAPQFDGVLLDLIIDYLTYVFIPAFALFKSDLMSGWTGWAAIIVITFTSAMYFADTRMKTKDNSFSGFPGCWNMLVLVIFALEPNHWVSLGLVLVLSATQFLPLKFIHPVRTERWRSVSLPVALVWTALAGWTAWVEFAPGQLVHWALLVTSVYLLFVGIAQQIMPSRD; encoded by the coding sequence ATGACGATTGAACTCCGTGCCCTCTCCGTCCACTTGCTCACCGCCACCGGTGCTGTCTTTGCCATGTTGGCAATGCTAGCGGCAGTCGATGCCGAGTGGGATCTGATGTATCTCTGGCTCGTGGTGGCCTTTGCGGTGGATGGCGTGGATGGCCCTCTTGCGCGGCACTTCGATGTCAAACAGAACGCGCCACAGTTTGATGGCGTGCTATTGGATTTGATCATCGACTATCTGACCTATGTGTTCATTCCGGCCTTTGCATTGTTCAAATCGGACCTGATGTCCGGCTGGACTGGCTGGGCGGCAATCATCGTCATCACTTTTACCAGCGCCATGTATTTCGCAGACACGCGGATGAAGACCAAGGACAACTCCTTTTCCGGGTTTCCCGGCTGCTGGAACATGCTTGTGCTGGTGATTTTTGCGCTGGAGCCAAACCACTGGGTCAGCCTTGGTCTGGTGCTGGTCTTGTCGGCAACTCAGTTCTTGCCGCTGAAGTTCATCCACCCGGTACGTACAGAGCGCTGGCGCAGTGTCTCCCTGCCCGTTGCGCTGGTCTGGACGGCCCTGGCGGGCTGGACCGCTTGGGTGGAATTTGCGCCCGGACAGCTTGTTCACTGGGCGCTACTGGTGACATCCGTATACTTGCTGTTTGTGGGTATTGCCCAGCAAATCATGCCCAGTCGCGACTGA
- the truA gene encoding tRNA pseudouridine(38-40) synthase TruA, which produces MPRFALKVEYHGKPFAGWQRQKDQPSVQGAIEAALARIEPGEHTIAAAGRTDTGVHGLGQVAHCDLEKNWDPFRLSEALNYHLKPAPVAIVDAALVDDEWHARFSAVERQYLFRILMRRAPATHDEGQVWQIKHDLDVAAMQAGANMLLGNHDFTTFRSSICQAASPVKTLDELRVERVQGLSGPEVHFHVRARSFLHNQVRSFVGTLERVGTGAWSPEDVKHALEAKDRAACGPVCPGHGLYLARVGYPDPVFSSDRV; this is translated from the coding sequence ATGCCGCGTTTTGCTCTCAAAGTTGAATATCATGGAAAGCCGTTTGCCGGTTGGCAACGGCAGAAGGACCAACCGTCTGTTCAGGGGGCGATTGAGGCAGCGCTCGCGCGGATCGAGCCGGGTGAGCACACGATTGCCGCCGCCGGACGCACCGATACGGGGGTGCATGGGCTTGGGCAGGTTGCGCATTGCGACCTCGAGAAGAACTGGGATCCGTTTCGCCTGAGTGAAGCACTGAACTACCACCTGAAGCCCGCCCCGGTTGCGATCGTGGATGCAGCCCTTGTGGACGACGAATGGCATGCCCGCTTCAGTGCGGTGGAGCGGCAATATCTGTTCCGCATCCTGATGCGCCGCGCTCCTGCGACTCACGATGAGGGGCAGGTCTGGCAGATCAAACATGATCTGGATGTCGCGGCGATGCAGGCGGGAGCCAATATGCTGCTTGGAAATCACGATTTCACCACGTTTCGCTCGTCGATCTGTCAGGCTGCCAGCCCGGTGAAGACCTTGGATGAGCTGAGAGTGGAGCGCGTTCAGGGACTATCGGGTCCAGAGGTGCATTTTCATGTGCGCGCGCGCAGCTTCCTACACAATCAGGTTCGCAGTTTTGTCGGAACACTTGAGCGTGTGGGCACCGGAGCATGGAGCCCCGAGGACGTCAAACACGCGCTTGAGGCCAAGGACCGCGCGGCCTGTGGTCCTGTGTGCCCGGGCCATGGGCTCTATCTGGCGCGGGTGGGCTATCCTGATCCGGTTTTTTCTAGCGACCGGGTGTAA